AAAGCAAAGAGAGTGCTGACAAGAGAACAGCTTAAGAAGGTCAGGTCTATGCGGATGTCCTACTCCGAAGAAGAAGAAGGTTGCCGTGGAATGATGATGAGATAGATGCCAGTGATATGGTGACCCCTGGGCGAGCCCCGCCCTCTACTGCTGTGGACTATAAGCCGGGCACGAAGACTGAAGGCATAGGGGGCGGGGCCATCAGTGACTTTATGATGTGAGGCAGGAGTTTGGAGGTGAGAAATCATGGCAAATCCACTGAAAACAATCGGCCGGTGGTGGCGGGACTATCTGAAGAGGCTTGCGCAGGTCAACCAGGAGGAATTCGGCGGACGTCCTCCCAGTTGCTGCGATCCGAAGCCTGTTCGCGAACTCGGTACTCACAGGCAAAACCAACAAAGAACCCAGAGGTAAGTAGCTGATTCGGCACGAGACGCGGAGCTGGAGCTTCAGGTCATGCTCACATCAGGAGAATCAGTAAAGGGTAAACCAAGGAAAGGATTGCGTTCCAATTACCTCTTACGCAGCGTGCATCTCAAGGTACTGGAATAGTGAAAGCCGTATTGCGACAGCTGAGCTTTCTTGGTCTTAAGTACTGAATTCTGAAGGAGGCAATCATGATTATTGGGTTTTCTGTTCTCAGGTTTCTCCACATCCTGGGAGTGGTCTTCATGGCATGGCCCCTCTACGCGCTAATCAGCGTGAACGAGCGGGGCAGGCTCGGGGCTCCACTGGGGAGCGATGCAGACACATACATGGAGAACATCATTAAGGGCCAGGCACGACGTTGCTACATTTTTCAACTTACTGTCGGCGCAACTGGACTTGGCCTGCTCATGATCAATGGAATGGGGCTGACAGCTATCCTCTCTAGCTGGGTCCTCACGTCCAAGACCATTCTGCTAATAGGAGTTATTTCTCTTCTTTCCTATGTTCACTTATCTCTCCAGCCCCGGATTGACACACTTTTTTCAGGGCTGGACAGCTCAGGTCAAAACATTCCGGATGAGACCAGGTCAAAGATCAGTTCTCTCCGAGTAAGACGGAAACAATTGGCAGGCTTGTGCCTCTTTCTTGTGATTACACTCATAATTCTGGGTGTACAGGTATTCGAACCTTTCAATCCTCTACTTACCCTTGTATTATTGGTACTTGGGGCGATCTTCGCCTGGCGCGCATACAGGGGTCCTATCAAGTATGGGTGGATCTAGAGACATACGATATGTCCGAGCAAAGGGGGAAACTGCAATGGGTATTAACAATGTAGAAGTCTCGGAACTGAAGAAATTCGCCGAGGAGGCGGAAGTCAATCCGGAGTTAGCAAAAAAATCGAAGCAGGTCGAAGGGGAATGGGTGTTCGATGAGAACAAGCCTCAGTTTAGAGCCACCTTGGCGTTCAAAGAGGGCGAACGCATCGTGGAGTCTGACTTTGCCCCCTTCATGGGCGGACACGGTCTTGCCCCGGATGCAGTTCAGTACTGCCTGTACGGGTTGGCTGCTTGCTTTGCAGGAACGTTTGTCAATCTGGCCGCAATGGAGAGAGTAGATCTCAAGTCTCTGAAAATCAGTGTCAGGAACCAGATGGATCTAACCCGCACTCTTGGTCTTTCTAAAAACCCTATCGTTCAAGGAGTGGAAGTGGTGCTCAAGGTCAAGACCGATGCGCCCAGGGAGAAGGTGGAGGAGTTGGAGGCCCTGGCTAGAGAGCGGTGTCCTGGCGTGTACTGTCTGACTGAGCCGATCTCCCTCAAGAGCATCATAGAACAAGAAGGGCCATAGCAACGGCTGGACGAGCATGAAAAGTTGGTGCCTGCCTCCTGAGGTGTAGGATAGTACGCACCTTCCTGTAGGATATTCTCCATATCCGGATCAATGAAGTTATCGTGTAGTCTCAACTCATAAGAGGCAAGTGTATTCAGCAGTATGTATTATCTCATGTAGCCAAAACGTGGCACGGAACTTGTTACTGTGGGGGCATTGACGGCTTGAATCTGATATGATGGAGAAATTATATGGTGAAATGCACAGTATGCAAGAGAGAAATTGTTGGCTCCGCGCCGATATTGGTGAGCATCAACGGGACCTCGTATCCGCTGTGTTCTTCATTGTGCCACAGCAGATTTGAGAAAGAACCTAGAAAGTTTATTGAGAAAAGGGGGGAAGAGAAATCGTGGCTGGGCAGACGAAGAAAGCAATAGTAAGTTTTCTCTTTCTGACAATTGTATCGGTGACTTCAGTGGCTTCGGCTGATGCGAAGGACGCTAAGTATGTGAGTGTTAATCAATTGATTGAAGAAGCTCTTGTCAACAATCCGGATTTGGCTGCGGCTCGAGGCCAA
This region of candidate division TA06 bacterium genomic DNA includes:
- a CDS encoding OsmC family peroxiredoxin, translating into MGGSRDIRYVRAKGETAMGINNVEVSELKKFAEEAEVNPELAKKSKQVEGEWVFDENKPQFRATLAFKEGERIVESDFAPFMGGHGLAPDAVQYCLYGLAACFAGTFVNLAAMERVDLKSLKISVRNQMDLTRTLGLSKNPIVQGVEVVLKVKTDAPREKVEELEALARERCPGVYCLTEPISLKSIIEQEGP